The following proteins are co-located in the Malus sylvestris chromosome 13, drMalSylv7.2, whole genome shotgun sequence genome:
- the LOC126595899 gene encoding cellulose synthase-like protein G3 isoform X1, which translates to MRRDHSAVIEVIQETSSEGDDAIKTNEAKNMPLLVYVSREKRPSHPHHFKAGALNVLLRVSGVISNSPYILGLDCDMYCNDASSARQAMCFHLDPKISPSLAFVQFPHKFHNISINDIYDSQLRSIFTLQWQGYDGLGGPCVCGSYYIKRVALCGSSISEDGDAMKLRQCFGPSKQFIKSLRQINKPDHMFIPRNNAQLNESPRLASCAYEDGTKWGKEEVTEPSIPLMLMVISYSYLWHASWFLIRFSGGRLLHRVSFALQRLDFSVL; encoded by the exons ATGCGTCGAGATCACTCTGCAGTCATTGAG GTAATACAAGAAACGTCCAGTGAAGGTGATGATGCAATTAAAACAAATGAAGCAAAAAATATGCCTCTCCTTGTTTATGTTTCTCGCGAGAAAAGACCCTCTCATCCCCATCATTTCAAGGCTGGGGCGCTCAATGTTCTT CTACGTGTGTCGGGAGTTATAAGCAATTCACCTTACATATTAGGGTTAGATTGTGACATGTACTGCAATGATGCAAGTTCGGCTCGGCAAGCAATGTGCTTCCATCTTGACCCTAAGATATCACCCTCTCTAGCATTTGTTCAATTCCCTCATAAATTTCACAACATCAGTATCAACGATATCTATGACAGTCAGTTGAGATCAATATTTACG TTGCAATGGCAAGGTTATGATGGACTTGGAGGGCCCTGTGTGTGTGGTAGCTACTACATCAAGAGGGTGGCGTTATGTGGAAGTTCCATTAGTGAAG ATGGGGATGCAATGAAACTTAGACAATGTTTTGGTCCATCCAAGCAGTTCATCAAATCCCTCCGCCAAATCAACAAGCCTGACCATATGTTCATCCCGAGAAATAATGCACAGCTAAATGAAAGCCCACGACTAGCCTCTTGTGCCTATGAAGATGGCACCAAATGGGGTAAAGAG GAGGTGACTGAGCCTAGCATTCCTCTAATGCTAATGGTGATATCTTACTCTTATTTGTGGCATGCAAGTTGGTTTCTTATACGGTTCAGTGGTGGAAGATTACTTCACAGGGTTTCATTTGCATTACAAAGGTTGGATTTCAGTGTTTTGTGA
- the LOC126595899 gene encoding cellulose synthase-like protein G3 isoform X2, whose translation MRRDHSAVIEVIQETSSEGDDAIKTNEAKNMPLLVYVSREKRPSHPHHFKAGALNVLLRVSGVISNSPYILGLDCDMYCNDASSARQAMCFHLDPKISPSLAFVQFPHKFHNISINDIYDSQLRSIFTLQWQGYDGLGGPCVCGSYYIKRVALCGSSISEDGDAMKLRQCFGPSKQFIKSLRQINKPDHMFIPRNNAQLNESPRLASCAYEDGTKWGKEASTIKPLEAYISLPN comes from the exons ATGCGTCGAGATCACTCTGCAGTCATTGAG GTAATACAAGAAACGTCCAGTGAAGGTGATGATGCAATTAAAACAAATGAAGCAAAAAATATGCCTCTCCTTGTTTATGTTTCTCGCGAGAAAAGACCCTCTCATCCCCATCATTTCAAGGCTGGGGCGCTCAATGTTCTT CTACGTGTGTCGGGAGTTATAAGCAATTCACCTTACATATTAGGGTTAGATTGTGACATGTACTGCAATGATGCAAGTTCGGCTCGGCAAGCAATGTGCTTCCATCTTGACCCTAAGATATCACCCTCTCTAGCATTTGTTCAATTCCCTCATAAATTTCACAACATCAGTATCAACGATATCTATGACAGTCAGTTGAGATCAATATTTACG TTGCAATGGCAAGGTTATGATGGACTTGGAGGGCCCTGTGTGTGTGGTAGCTACTACATCAAGAGGGTGGCGTTATGTGGAAGTTCCATTAGTGAAG ATGGGGATGCAATGAAACTTAGACAATGTTTTGGTCCATCCAAGCAGTTCATCAAATCCCTCCGCCAAATCAACAAGCCTGACCATATGTTCATCCCGAGAAATAATGCACAGCTAAATGAAAGCCCACGACTAGCCTCTTGTGCCTATGAAGATGGCACCAAATGGGGTAAAGAGGCAAGTACAATTAAACCATTGGAAGCTTACATTTCACTCCCAAATTGA